From a single Capsicum annuum cultivar UCD-10X-F1 chromosome 12, UCD10Xv1.1, whole genome shotgun sequence genomic region:
- the LOC107870505 gene encoding transcription factor MYB20: MGRQPCCDKVGLKKGPWTNEEDKKLIHFILNNGQCCWRAVPKLAGLLRCGKSCRLRWTNYLRPDLKRGLLSEYEEKMVIDLHAQLGNRWSKIASHLPGRTDNEIKNHWNTHIKKKLKKMGIDPVTHKPLSTITNDQTHILEQENQPIQQEKVEDQSTMIEIKAEDDNNNSNNNNSNNDNNTMETSCANNFDSTIVEVNNNGFGIDEVPLIEPHEILVQELSSTPSTSSSSSSFSSSSSSNILEDLKFLPSFDEWPLMENTNMGFGWEINNDFTSTLDFLLEDDHSDMMNNVTFDESWKFEQLL; encoded by the exons ATGGGGAGACAACCTTGTTGTGACAAAGTTGGATTGAAGAAAGGTCCATGGACAAATGAGGAAGACAAGAAACTCATTCACTTCATTCTTAACAATGGCCAATGTTGTTGGAGAGCTGTCCCTAAACTTGCAg GGCTATTAAGGTGTGGAAAGAGTTGTAGATTAAGATGGACAAATTATTTAAGACCAGATTTAAAGAGAGGACTTTTATcagaatatgaagaaaaaatggTTATTGATCTTCATGCTCAACTTGGAAATAG GTGGTCAAAGATCGCTTCTCATTTGCCTGGAAGAACCGATAATGAAATCAAGAACCACTGGAACACGCATATCaagaagaagttgaagaaaatGGGGATTGATCCAGTCACTCACAAGCCACTTTCCACTATTACAAATGATCAAACACACATATTAGAACAAGAAAATCAACCAATTCaacaagaaaaagttgaagaTCAATCAACTATGATAGAGATCAAAGCAGAAgacgacaacaacaacagcaacaacaacaacagtaataatgataataacacaATGGAGACGAGTTGCGCGAATAATTTTGACTCAACTATAGTGGAAGTAAACAATAATGGCTTTGGTATAGATGAAGTTCCATTGATTGAACCTCATGAGATATTAGTTCAAGAATTATCATCAACgccatcaacatcatcatcatcatcatcattttcatcatcatcgtcatccaACATTCTTGAAGATTTGAAGTTTTTGCCAAGCTTTGATGAATGGCCATTAATGGAAAATACCAACATGGGATTTGGATGGGAAATTAACAATGATTTCACTAGCACATTGGATTTCTTGCTTGAGGATGATCATAGTGACATGATGAATAATGTCACATTTGATGAATCTTGGAAGTTTGAGCAACTCTTGTGA
- the LOC107870507 gene encoding ADP-ribosylation factor-like protein 8c — translation MGLWDSFLNWLRSLFFKQEMELSLVGLQNAGKTSLVNAIATGGYSEDMIPTVGFNMRKVTKGNVTIKLWDLGGQRRFRTMWERYCRGVSAILYVVDAADRDSIPITRTELHELLKKPSLTGIPLLILGNKIDKSEALSQQSLVDQLGLDSITDREVCCYMISCKDSVNIDAVIDWLIKHSKTAK, via the exons ATGGGTCTTTGGGATTCCTTCCTCAACTGGCTTCGTAG CCTATTTTTTAAACAGGAAATGGAACTTTCGCTGGTAGGCCTTCAAAATGCGGGGAAGACATCGCTCGTCAATGCTATTGCT ACTGGAGGCTACAGCGAAGACATGATTCCAACG GTTGGATTTAATATGCGGAAAGTTACAAAAGGAAATGTGACCATAAAACTCTGGGACCTTGGAGGCCAAAGGAGATTTCGCACTATGTGGGAGCGCTATTGTCGGGGTGTCTCTGCAATATT GTATGTTGTTGATGCTGCTGATAGAGACAGTATACCTATAACCAGAACCGAGTTGCATGAGCTTTTGAAGAAACCTTCATTAACTGGGATTCCTTTGCTTATCTTGGGAAACAAAATCGATAAATCAGAAGCTCTTTCACAGCAATCCTTGGTCGATCAATT AGGTCTTGATTCAATAACGGATAGAGAAGTCTGCTGCTACATGATCTCGTGCAAGGATTCTGTAAATATCGATGCTGTTATCGATTGGCTAATCAAGCACTCAAAGACCGCGAAATGA